The DNA segment TTATTTTTCTGACTTGCATTTTATGCGATGAAAGGAATGGTTAAAACCCTATGCAGCCTTCTGTTTTTTGCGAGACTTCTTTGAAACTTCAGATCACAGCCAATGGGGTCGTTTTTCTCATTATTCCAAGGAGAAGGTAATCAGTAGCTTTTTGATTTCTCTCAACTGAGTTGAGGTTGATagtcattaataaaaaaaaaaatttgctccTGTCATGTAACACTTTTTGGTTAACATAATTCAACTTAATTAAATTAGCTGGTGTTGGAAAAGTGAGTTCAgttctttatttaattttataaaataagttACCTCTTTAAAGTCTGACAACAATGAATGGTTTTGTACAGCTTGAGAAAGTAGTCTCGAAAGACAGCTTGCACTATGACATAATTTGCTTCCATTATTATATTCAATTCCACTTGCATTTGCAGGTAAGTTCAATTCACCTTTGATTATGCTTATGCATTGTTTGTCCTTGATATTAAAAAAAGGTTGTTTTAttgacaaattaaaaaaaaaaaaactgaatcgACAGTTGTcagaagctgcagaatatgcaAGAAAGAATGGAGTGATATTGAAAGGAGATCTACCTATTGGTGTTGACAAAAACAGTGTGGATACTTGGGTTTATCTGAATCTATTTCGGATGAACACATCTACGGGAGCACCTCCTGATTACTTTGATAAAAATGGACAGAATTGGGGATTTCCTACTTATAATTGGGAGGAAATGTCAAAAGACAACTATGCTTGGTGGCGTGCTCGTTTAACTCAGGTTTTGTACAAATGATCATCTAGTCTATATTATACCTTCATTTGAAAtagcaactcaactcaactcaactcaactcaactaagcctttatcccaaaaatttgaaatAGCAACTGTTTGAACCAAATTACTTTGTATTTGCTGAAGCATAATTTTGTTTGATTCTATAACAGATGGCCAAATACTTCACAGCATACAGGATTGATCATATATTGGGTTTCTTTAGGATCTGGGAACTTCCAGAGCATGCTATGACGGGCCTAATTGGAAAATTCCGACCATCTATTCCTCTAAGTCAGGTATAGTTGCATCCTCCTGGTATTCCTTCCTAAAGAGTAGGTGGTGCAGAAGCATTGCAGCAGCTTGACGCTGGGTAGTACAGTAATACAATAATAATCCTACAAAAGCAATTTCTTTCTTATGATCTTTTCATAATGTGTACAAAATGTTTCTGCTGTAGGAAGAACTTGAAAGAGAGGGAATTTGGGATTTTGATCGCTTGAGTCATCCATATGTTACTCAGGAATTTTTACAGGTTATTGAGTTTTCcttattttctgtattctggtttctttcaaggAATATCAACTTATTTCATTAGACTAGACTTTCGTCTTCAAAGAAAACTAGATTTAGTGAACATACAAATTGGTTGTgtgtgtatttttcttttcatttcaggAAAAATTTGGAGCGTCATGGACTTTTATTGCTGCAAATTTTATGAATGAACATCAGAAGGGCCGCTATGAAGTGAGAACCAAACCGTGTAACTTTTATTATCtgcattattttcattttcactGCATCATGGTTGGTCAATTTTTTAAGGTCTAGCTCACTTAGAATCTTGATCTTCTGGATCATTTCGAGTAAATCAAGACAAGACACTGTATTTATGGATGACCAGTATACTGGATACTATTGCTTTTGTGCTTTCTCTTTTATCCATGGACTGCAATTTCGAGAAGTTGCTTGAAATATCCAGCTAATAATCGATTTTCTGTAGGGTGTTGAAAAGATATGTCACATatctttttaataatatatcatgAAAAATGTGTGTGTGTATCAAGTTTCTTATAGATATTTttcaatattatatttttaaagtttgaaaagCTCAAGTTTCGAACTCAGGCCATGCAAAACACTAATGTAGGCATTCACCATCTCAACTAATATTGTAACTGTGACATATTGGTATATGTGTAATACATGATAAAGTTCTAAATGTAATTGTAGCAACTAacaattacatattaaaataaaatatagaatttGTTAAGATTACACTAGTTTCATTAGATTATAATATTGAGATATTTTAAAttgatatatgtatatattatgtgCATAAATATTGTGTTCATAAAATTAATTactcttttttaatttatttaaaatatcttAAATACTAAATTATTATTACTCATTTAGTTTATATGTAGATTTTAAAACTGAAAAAATATTAAGTATATCCATTGTCATTCTTTGCTTTTTtagaagaatttttaaagttctttttatatatttaaagtaAACATCAATATCTTTGATTGACTATATATACACGGAAATTGACATTAAAAGAGCTTGCTTTTAATTACCCCCTTCTATTGCTGAACAttacaaatgaaaattttttccTTTGCTTCATAGATTTCAGgatttttgaaataaattttgttttcatTCTTGTGGCTGCTTCAGTTTCGTTTTCTTTGTTATCCCTTTTTCTTACCTCACTGCATTTTAGAACATTCCAGAATGTCCATTAGTAGCAATTTCTGCTATTGGGGGTCCCTCGAAGTTTGTCCAATAACTTATAACATCATATTGATCATCATAGAAAGGAGACAGTTCAACATTGATGGTTGATGTAAGCATGTTCTGATTGAAATGGACTCTTTGTCCTGTATTCTTGTACTTGATGTCTTACTATTCTAGCATAGATACATAAAATTTGACAGAAATAGCTGTAACTCTGCAGTTTCTACCAAATTATGCGCACAAGTTATTTTGTATCTTAACATAATTTTCATGCTACTATCATATAATGAAAAAGGTTTAGATTTTCAACTATTAAGGATAATTTGTATGATATTAGCAAGTGATAATCAACTCTAGTTTTTGTCAGTGTCTGGAAAAGCGATATGCCCGGTTATTTGTTACATTGCAAATGCATCTTGGAAACGATGTTAAATCTTCTATAAGAGACATGGAAAGTTTCATTAGAATGAGTTGGAACCTTCTGGCAAAGATTTCTTGAAAGCCCTTGTAGATTATTTTGATGAGAAGGGAAATGGCATTCCTCTTTATGTCCTTGGTGAAGCCAATATTTGGGATTCTGTAAATGTGAAATTTAGCGACATGCTGATGTTAATATTGAAACGATTTCGGAGGGTTAAGAAATACAATTTCAAGTTTGCTTCAGGGAGAAGAAAATGACACTTCTCTGCTCGATTTTTTGCTTGCAGCATTTCACTCTATTGTTTATAATATTTTCAAATTCCTTCTGCTTGATTTGGAGATTGACACATATTCAGAGAAGGTACTGCACAAAAAGCTCCAAGTTTAAAAGAGGTTCCTCCTTGCAAAACTCCTTGGTGAAGACTTTTGGTCTTGCTCATCATCATATAGGTGGGGCCGCAGGAGCTTTGTCTCCAGTGGTACAGCACAGTATAGTTAGCTTAGGCCTTAGGGTGGTTGTACTTATGGGTTTTATTCTGGTAATTTCAGGATTCTTCTATTGTTAAGTATAAAAAGAAAACCCTACCCTTTGTATAAAAAAAAGTCACTCATAACCTTCTCCTTTATAGTGAACAATCACAGGAGGCTCTTTGGATGTAGGCACATTGCTGAACCATGTAAAATTCCTCGTCTTGTTATTCTCTTTCTTCCTGCATTTACTGTTCTAACCAGTATGTTTGTGTGTTATACAAGTAAATTTTCAACATTTGATTCTCATTTTCATGTTCCATTCTTCTTGCAATATTCTGGGATTTTATTTGATGTTTCTTCCATCTCTTCATGGAAGCTTCTGCATGCCATGCTTTCCTTATTTTGCTCTGGCTTCTTGCATCAGCTCTCATCAAATTTCAATTATGATAAAATAGCAGCATTTGGCAAACTGCTGTGATCAGTGTAAGAGATTGGTTGTGATACTGATGTGTCCATTGTTGAATGGTTGTGATCAGTGTAACAGAATAATGTGAATGAAAGCACTGTTTGTGAGATAGTTATATTAAGGATACATCTTCTAGTTGGATGTTACACTATTTCTTGGAAGCTTTTCAATGCCATGTCATCTTCTTGTTAAGTGATATATTAGGTTGGTTCTTGAGTCCATTTGACTTTGTTGCTATTGCTATTTCTATTGCAAAATCTCTTGTAAATACATTTGGTATGTGCTATATTTATGACTTTTTGTGGTAAAAATGTCAAATCTTCAAATCTCCATTTCGTTTTGTTGTAGTTTCTAAAGTTGATTGATAATGATGAATATAAAAAACTTGGATTCAATTTCATTGGTTAGTGTATTTGTGCTCATTAGTTAGTTGCTTTCAAGTCCTTGAATATCAATTTATATAAAGCATTTGgctaattttacaaaaaaattgtTTAGCTGTTGACCATGATTCTTCGTTACGGTTGCGATGGCCCCATTTCTGTCACATGCGACCCCCAACTGCTATCATGGCTGTGACTGATTTAAAACTGCAGATTTCTAGTTCTTATCTTTCCTTAACTGCATTTTTACATGGTTTGTATCATTCATATTAgtattgttttaatttttatattaaatattaaactgAGTAGTCTGACTTATTTTCCCTTAATATATTTTAGTTCAAGAAGGACTGATTTAAAACTGCAGATTTCTAGTTCTTATCTTTCCTTAACTGCATTTTTACATGGTTTGTATCATTCATATTAgtattgttttaatttttatattaaatattaaactgAGTAGTCTGACTTATTTTCCCTTAATATATTTTAGTTCAAGAAGGACTGTAACACAGAGAAAAAAATTGCTTTCAAGTTGAAGACATTTGCAGAGAAGTCCATGTTGTTGGAGAGTGAAGACATAATACGCCGTGGCCTCTTTGATCTTTTAAAGGTAACATAGTCTAAACAACATTTTGGGTTTCCATGATCAAAGGATATTTGCTGGACTGATTCTTTAGTGCCTTGAATTTTTAATGTTTTTCCCATAACTCATTCTGGTATGGGCTTTTGATCTGTTTAATTATGTTTGTAGAATATAGTTCTTATTAGAGATCCAGAGGATGCAAGGAAATTCTACCCTCGTTTCAACCTTGAGGATACTTCAAGTTTCCAAAATCTGGATGACCACAGGTACTTCAATCACACCTTGGGGCATCCTGAATTAGTCATATAACATATTTTTCAACAAATCTATGCATCTAATAGATGCTATTGCTCATTCCAATAGCATAGCATTTCTATATCAGCAAAACATCATATGAAGTTTGCTTCTGTTCTCTCTATTACCCTGCTTATGAGAAAATTGCTATAAAGTCACCTTTTTCCTGGCACAAAACTAAATTGATTTTCTAAGATTATTATGCCACTCTTTAATGTGCTTCATTACTCTCGTCTAAAGATTTCACATCCTAGCGGGGCTAAAATGGAAGGGTTTTTTGGGATGGCATGGTAGAGGCTATTCACTGTTGTGTAGCTCATGATCTAATGGCCTTTCAGTGGATCCTAAATAACATTTAGAATGTGGTCAAAAAATAGTACTACATACAATTTTTAATAATCTGGCATTATCTTTGCACTTGTGGGATAAGTTTTTTTTTGGGCTTTTTTACAAATGCCGATTATGATTTTTGAATGGGCATTATAGTTGATATCTGATGTAATTTGAGGGTGCACTTTGTTAATTCTTTTCTCATTCTagatttagttttaatttgagGAAGATACGTTAGCCTTCTCGTGGCTTTCGCTGATTAATAAGTTCATGAAGGAATAAGAATATTTTAATCCCTGAAATTGTAGCCAATATTTGATTGAATCATGAAACTAATATATGCTATCAAGTTTTGAATTTGCCATTATTATGCAGCTAAGTCCTTCCatcagtaaattgaccaaattactcctATCTCTGCATGAGACATGTCCAAAGAATTCAATTATTAACTTTCTTATCTTCAACATTAGGATAATTGTCAATTGATGTATTATTTCTGACATAATTTTATCTCACACAAAAATAAAATAGGATTTGATtggccttttattttattatttttaagttcAAATATTTGCTCTAAGGTTGTGGATGATAAGTGCCTTATAGTTAAATTTTAAACTATAATATATTGCTGCATCTTTGTTTATTAGTTATCTCACTATTTATAATGCCTTACAGCAAAAATGTTCTGAAAAGAttgtattttgattactatttccATCGCCAAGAGAACCTATGGCGGCAAAATGCTATGAAAACTTTGCCTGTCCTCCTGAACTCATCAGACATGCTAGCCTGTGGAGAAGATTTGGGCCTCATTCCTGCCTGTGTTCATCCAGTATGTCCATTCAACTTTTCCCAGAATCAAACCTAACACCTAATTTTCTACttgttttatctttttttttataatagacATAAACCGTTAAAACTCCTGACGCAGGTTATGCAAGAGCTGGGATTAATAGGTTTACGCATTCAACGTATGCCTGCTGAACTTGGTCTGGAGTTTGGTATTCCTTCACAGTACAACTACATGACGGTGAGGTCCAAAgtcttatttttctttcttaattTTGTTTATGGGTGACTTGTAATAATTTTACAGCTACAgtaatggtaaaaaaaaaaaaaaagaaatattatcATTTTCTATAGATTCTAAAAAAGAAGTACCATGAATAATTGTTCCCAATACCATTACCTCTGTGTAGGATCCATACCTCTATTGTGATTTATTGAATTCGATTATACTAGAGGGGGTATATCATATATGAAAGTATTTGGCCATTATTATAACTTAATACTGCTGTTAAAGTATTTGGCCATTATTATAACTTAATACTGCTGTTGTTAGTCATTAAATGGCAGAAATGTTGTTTTTATTGCTTTATTGAAGTTTGAAAAGAACAATAATAGTTGTCATGATTGTTGCCGATTATTTGCAATTTTTCTTGTGcagtttcttcttcttttcaatgACTTTTGCGAACTTCTTACCCCAATTGGAATGTTGCTGATGGGCCTCCAGaaggaccaaaaaaaaaaatcccaaactCTCTCTACTTTTCAATTGTGTCCAATccttttatttcatcaattatgCCAATTTAGTTGAAGGAGTTCAGCAACATACATGTGAAGCTTACCCAAGAAAAATTCAATTGGAAAATATATATGCATTGCCAATTGAGCTTGCTATGTAGGctccatgtgtatgtataccacaTCCCCAATATATTGGCCACGATGGTGACCAATGTTAAAGTTCATGGCTACAGTGTTGAAATTAAAAGTTTCGgctaatattgaaaaaaaaaacaatgttCGGGATTTCTTTTTAACATCTTCCCTGTTCTTTTTCTTCTTGCCTTTAAACCTGTTGTCAATTTTGATATTGAACTATCGGTGTGGACTATGCAAAGAAACACTCCAAGTTTGTTTTGGTCGTGGACAGCATTCAAGTAATGGGACTTTGAAGTTCCTTGTGTTTGATTTCATTGAACATACACGTCCCCTTGCTTGTAAATGAGAAGCATGTGGCTTGTCTTCAtacaatcatttaaatgatttcacTCCATAATTACCGGCTCTGCCTTTTGGTAGATCAAAGATGtgtattttttttataacttaaaaCATTGCAGTTTTGACATTGCAGTGAAGTTTCAATTGTTCTTTTTAAGTCTCAAAAGAGGAAAAGAAAAACTAAAGCTTGTCACTTCGCTTCATGTGCAGTTTccttattcttcttctttttttttttttttttttttttttatggttgTTTTTTTTTCCTACTCAAATAAGTGGGAATATTTGGGCTACTCTGCTAAAATCAGTGCTCTTCCCAATGAATATTATTGGTTTTCACTTGCACTCTGGGGTCTGGGCATGCATAAGGGATCCCCTTCACTACTTGCTGAAATTTTATTTCATATGAGCAACATGCAAGTTTGGGATCCTTATGTTATTTGGTTTTAGATTATAATTTAGTTTCTCTACATGCTTCAGGTATGTGctccatcatgccatgattgctCCACTTTGCGTGCTTGgtgggaagaagatgaagaaagaaGATGTCGATTCTTCAAGACTGTGGTGGGGTCTGATGAATTGCCGCCTAGTCAATGTAGGCCAGATATTGCACATTTTGTCATTAGGCAACATGTTGAAGCTCCATCAATGTGGGCAATTTTCCCTCTTCAGGTACTATGAAAAAAATTAGTGGCTTGACTAGGGGAGCCTGTAGTATCTTGGCAAATGCTTTTATATATGAGAATTATATTAATCAATATATATAAACAATGGAATTGTATTTAATGGTCAGGATTTGTTGGCATTAAAAGAAGAGTACATGACACGTCCTGCAACAGAGGAGACTATCAATGATCCCACTCATCCAAAGCATTATTGGAGATACCGTatgtgttataattttatttctcaTTTTGGATGGGATTTCAACATTCAGATTCAATCTGTTCTCTTGTTCCAGCCATAAAAATGGGTCTGTACTTTGAGTATCATGAATATATTTTTTTCCTTGCATATTCAGGTGTGCATGTGACATTGGAGTCTCTAATGAAGGATAAAGAACTCAAAATGAGCATTAGAGGTCTAGTTCGCGGGAGCGGAAGATCATGTCCTGGAGAAACTGATGAGCAAGGGAATAAAGAAACGTCTTTCTTAGTTCTGGGAAAGCAGCACGTTACAAGTAGCGAGGAAAAGATTTCAATTCCAAAACAAGTAAATGGAGTCCCAAGAAAGGAGACTTCTGTCTTGTAAGTCCAATCCTGTCTATGAAGCATATGCATTCTGCTGCTAGCAGACGCGGAAGAGTCATATCCAAGCTTGCTAGGAAGTAATACTTTCTATGAAGTAGATTGTATTTAGTTAGCTAGGAAGTACAAAGCCAAAGAGCCAACTTCCTAAATCCTAAGCAACTCTTTGGAGCCCAGAAAGGATAGTTGTTTGGTAAGTTCAAATTCTAGAAAGGGAGGTCAATTTACCTAAAACAATATATTGAGACAATATGGTTA comes from the Hevea brasiliensis isolate MT/VB/25A 57/8 chromosome 5, ASM3005281v1, whole genome shotgun sequence genome and includes:
- the LOC110667668 gene encoding 4-alpha-glucanotransferase DPE2, whose amino-acid sequence is MANLGLFSGTKSLKSVNVSFRLPYYTHWGQRLLVCGSEPLLGSWDVKKGLLLSPVHEDEELIWYGSVATPIEFSCEYNYYVVDDEKSVLRWEMGKKRKLLLPKEINGGETVHLHDLWQTGGDAIPFRSAFKNVIFGKSWNLSTERPLGVQNKLDKEDEILVHFKICCPNVEEETSVYVIGGTAKLGRWKVQNGLKLSYAGDSIWQADAVMPRSEFPIKYKYCKYGKAGNFSLETGQNRDLSFDASKSPPRYIFLSDGMLREMPWRGAGVAIPMFSVRSENDLGVGEFLDLKLLVDWAVESGFHLVQLLPINDTSVHGMWWDSYPYSSLSVFALHPLYLRVQALSKNLKEDVKKEIQDAKEKLDGKDVDYEATMATKLSIAKKVFAQEKDLILNSSSFQQYFLENEEWLKPYAAFCFLRDFFETSDHSQWGRFSHYSKEKLEKVVSKDSLHYDIICFHYYIQFHLHLQLSEAAEYARKNGVILKGDLPIGVDKNSVDTWVYLNLFRMNTSTGAPPDYFDKNGQNWGFPTYNWEEMSKDNYAWWRARLTQMAKYFTAYRIDHILGFFRIWELPEHAMTGLIGKFRPSIPLSQEELEREGIWDFDRLSHPYVTQEFLQEKFGASWTFIAANFMNEHQKGRYEFKKDCNTEKKIAFKLKTFAEKSMLLESEDIIRRGLFDLLKNIVLIRDPEDARKFYPRFNLEDTSSFQNLDDHSKNVLKRLYFDYYFHRQENLWRQNAMKTLPVLLNSSDMLACGEDLGLIPACVHPVMQELGLIGLRIQRMPAELGLEFGIPSQYNYMTVCAPSCHDCSTLRAWWEEDEERRCRFFKTVVGSDELPPSQCRPDIAHFVIRQHVEAPSMWAIFPLQDLLALKEEYMTRPATEETINDPTHPKHYWRYRVHVTLESLMKDKELKMSIRGLVRGSGRSCPGETDEQGNKETSFLVLGKQHVTSSEEKISIPKQVNGVPRKETSVL